A window from Armatimonadota bacterium encodes these proteins:
- a CDS encoding prepilin-type N-terminal cleavage/methylation domain-containing protein yields MRARKAFTLIELLVVIAIIAILAAILFPVFAAAKNAGKKTVSISNMRQIGMASMMYLNDYDDSTPALYYYDANNLTIPSTQGFYYWPVLLLPYTTNESIFLCPNDRADDPALVDSQGRGRFDQNNELHYYIMGANPSYGFNYRYLNRQIMGQDPNGTNPTPYYFTGLSATSLSAPASTVMFAEATMKDKTRPGGSTVVSAIGYSRIEPPSRWVGVWPDARSQGQLWPRFSKDQVIVTWLDGHAKVRAVNQLKVDSTDVAIKDKYWNGNAE; encoded by the coding sequence ATGCGAGCAAGAAAAGCCTTCACCCTCATCGAGCTGCTCGTGGTGATTGCCATCATCGCGATCCTGGCCGCGATCCTCTTCCCCGTCTTCGCGGCCGCCAAGAACGCAGGAAAGAAGACCGTCAGCATCAGCAACATGCGCCAGATCGGCATGGCCAGCATGATGTATCTGAACGACTACGACGACTCAACCCCCGCGCTCTACTATTACGACGCGAACAACCTGACGATCCCCTCGACGCAGGGCTTCTACTACTGGCCGGTGCTCCTCCTTCCCTACACCACCAATGAGAGCATCTTCCTTTGCCCGAACGATCGCGCCGACGACCCCGCCCTCGTCGACAGCCAGGGCCGTGGACGCTTCGACCAAAACAACGAGCTCCACTACTACATCATGGGCGCCAACCCCAGCTACGGGTTCAACTACCGCTACCTGAACCGACAGATCATGGGCCAAGACCCGAACGGCACCAACCCCACGCCCTACTACTTCACGGGCCTTTCGGCGACCTCGCTGAGCGCCCCGGCCTCGACGGTCATGTTCGCCGAAGCCACGATGAAGGACAAGACCCGCCCCGGCGGCAGCACGGTCGTTTCGGCGATCGGTTACTCCCGCATCGAGCCGCCCAGCCGATGGGTGGGCGTGTGGCCCGATGCCCGAAGCCAAGGACAGCTCTGGCCCAGGTTCAGCAAGGACCAGGTGATCGTGACCTGGCTGGACGGCCACGCCAAGGTCCGCGCGGTCAACCAGCTCAAGGTGGACAGCACGGACGTCGCGATCAAGGACAAATATTGGAACGGCAACGCAGAATAG
- a CDS encoding RHS repeat-associated core domain-containing protein, with protein MTASAGGYTYTNDVLGNRTDRDKSGYLGTDYHWDALNRMTYYTEGIGHDDYAYRADGMRIWKNHASGMVHEEGEPDPGIDYISQYYYDGQMQVENYEAHSNNTALLTKYGIGARGIDYMETYNGSTTTVGFPIYDGHGNMIATIGRSASSPYYSTGDAREYDVWGKIRSGNTTGDPKNRYCANLGHPTDDESGLIYMRARYYEPWTGRFVSEDPARDGFNYFVYGDSNPVSGVDPNGKAFVLDSFLDWVFAIGIGAAMYGGIKEAIVESDRGTGNLSPARILGKAVQNGLFTSVSMLLGKVWITETAALLNLARSKADAWIAVFVSAVYAVTIATFIAMIDSEMDKLIDQWAPNP; from the coding sequence ATGACCGCGAGCGCCGGCGGCTACACGTACACAAACGATGTCCTTGGTAACCGGACCGACCGGGACAAGTCGGGCTACCTTGGGACTGACTACCACTGGGACGCCCTAAACCGGATGACGTATTACACCGAAGGCATCGGGCACGACGATTACGCCTATAGAGCCGATGGGATGCGGATCTGGAAGAACCATGCCTCAGGTATGGTCCATGAGGAGGGTGAGCCGGACCCAGGGATCGACTATATCTCGCAGTATTACTACGACGGACAGATGCAAGTGGAGAACTACGAGGCTCACTCCAACAACACGGCTCTGCTGACGAAATACGGGATCGGCGCCCGTGGCATCGACTACATGGAAACGTACAACGGGAGCACAACGACGGTAGGCTTCCCGATCTACGACGGCCATGGCAATATGATCGCCACGATTGGAAGGTCTGCCTCTTCGCCTTATTACTCCACAGGCGATGCGAGGGAGTACGACGTTTGGGGCAAGATCCGGTCTGGCAACACCACCGGCGACCCGAAGAACCGCTATTGTGCGAATCTCGGGCATCCCACGGATGATGAAAGCGGCCTCATCTACATGCGGGCGAGGTACTACGAGCCTTGGACGGGGAGGTTTGTAAGTGAGGATCCGGCTCGCGACGGATTCAACTATTTCGTCTACGGTGATTCCAATCCAGTCTCAGGAGTTGATCCGAACGGTAAGGCGTTCGTACTTGACTCATTTCTGGACTGGGTGTTTGCTATAGGTATCGGAGCTGCAATGTATGGTGGCATTAAGGAAGCCATCGTGGAGTCAGACCGTGGCACGGGGAACCTGAGCCCAGCTCGCATTCTCGGAAAGGCGGTTCAGAACGGTCTGTTTACTTCGGTGTCCATGCTTCTCGGAAAGGTATGGATCACAGAAACGGCGGCTTTGCTGAACCTTGCAAGGAGTAAAGCTGATGCTTGGATTGCTGTCTTCGTGTCGGCAGTCTATGCCGTCACAATTGCTACGTTCATCGCGATGATTGACTCCGAAATGGATAAACTGATAGATCAATGGGCACCAAATCCGTAA
- a CDS encoding RHS repeat-associated core domain-containing protein: protein MAMLGYMHWDALNRMTYFSGVGDVGHDDYAYRADGMRIWKNHASGEIHEEGEPDPGIDYISQYYYDGQMQVESYEERSNGAYLLTKYGIGARGIDYMETYNGSTTTVGFPIYDGHGNMIATIGRSASSPYYSTGDTREYDVWGRIRAGNTTGDPKPRYCANLGHVQDDESGLIYMRARYYEPGTGRFVSEDSARHSVNWYIYARNMPTVMNDPSGNEPAWIEQVTRVIEMHLRLFAAQLMFFGGAFVLAGLLMPKGEYPGSYMAIGGLMLLIGYLLYEEAYYAAGLVTASCVWIYEHELGGSNIRAGMIMFGEAGLACLGLLMGAAEGDPDNWVWGLP from the coding sequence ATGGCTATGCTCGGCTACATGCACTGGGACGCGTTGAACCGCATGACTTACTTCTCGGGAGTCGGCGACGTGGGGCATGACGACTATGCCTACAGGGCCGATGGCATGAGAATCTGGAAGAACCACGCGTCGGGCGAGATCCACGAGGAGGGTGAGCCGGACCCAGGGATCGACTACATCTCGCAGTATTACTACGACGGGCAGATGCAGGTGGAGAGCTATGAAGAGCGCTCGAACGGGGCGTACCTCCTGACCAAATATGGCATCGGAGCCCGCGGCATCGACTACATGGAGACGTACAACGGAAGCACAACGACGGTCGGCTTCCCGATCTACGACGGCCATGGCAACATGATCGCGACGATCGGGCGGTCAGCCTCTTCTCCTTATTACTCTACTGGCGATACAAGGGAATACGACGTCTGGGGCCGCATCAGGGCTGGCAATACCACCGGCGACCCCAAACCCCGCTACTGTGCCAATCTGGGGCATGTGCAGGACGATGAGTCAGGTCTCATCTACATGCGCGCCCGCTACTACGAGCCGGGGACAGGGAGGTTTGTGAGTGAGGATAGCGCTCGCCATTCGGTGAATTGGTACATCTACGCCAGGAATATGCCCACGGTAATGAACGATCCAAGCGGCAATGAGCCTGCTTGGATCGAACAGGTAACTCGCGTGATTGAGATGCACTTAAGGCTCTTTGCGGCCCAGCTAATGTTCTTTGGAGGTGCCTTTGTACTTGCCGGGCTACTAATGCCAAAAGGCGAGTACCCAGGGTCATATATGGCGATAGGAGGGCTCATGCTCCTAATCGGATACTTACTATACGAAGAAGCTTATTATGCTGCCGGACTTGTCACCGCGTCTTGCGTTTGGATCTACGAGCATGAACTTGGAGGCTCGAATATTCGGGCCGGGATGATCATGTTCGGTGAGGCCGGATTGGCTTGTCTTGGGCTACTGATGGGTGCGGCCGAAGGAGATCCTGATAATTGGGTGTGGGGGCTTCCTTGA
- a CDS encoding RHS repeat-associated core domain-containing protein, whose protein sequence is MWKYLDYVRAGSPEGAKRVFQAPKTQQYSGGSWSSTSEEFHFAFDSAGRLTHAAFAQTASWTPGSGQRWYDNSHPATRRARARYLYDPAGRASNVEHYWDIYSGGAFTGAPLLAQDYTYSTSTRLRTATTWKHGSGSSWATDRTEYYGYDSSLDYLVNVDYNDGISNEYQTWTYDDAGNRASDSTISGSWTYDNLNRMTASPGYSSYTNDILGNRTARQGSGWPSPTPTSYTWDALNRMTYFSSGVGHDDYIYRADGMRVYKNHVSGLAHEEGEADPGDVDYSARFFYDGQMQVESKETYLSGNNWLTKYGIGARGIDYLERSYNGGTATVAFPIYDGHGNMIATIGRSTSSPYYSVGDQREYDVWGRIRAGNTTGDPKNRYCANLGHVQDDESGLIYMRARYYEPWTGRFVSEDSHLDGRNWYVYALNNPVACVDADGHFSRAELIAYAVGLALMMAGAIYFGLGFKMKCDGLFMLSQADWRPSILPISNDPDRIEAAKAFNFETQMLKAEARGLIVEGDVYMRRGRAVAGSAIAAMVMNRFLVEAFVIDEQLVGSGLDILDTLFGG, encoded by the coding sequence ATGTGGAAGTATTTGGACTATGTCCGAGCGGGTTCGCCAGAAGGCGCCAAGAGGGTGTTCCAGGCGCCGAAAACGCAGCAGTATTCAGGTGGATCGTGGAGCAGCACGTCGGAGGAGTTCCATTTTGCCTTCGACTCCGCCGGGCGCCTCACCCACGCCGCCTTTGCCCAGACCGCCAGCTGGACCCCCGGCTCTGGCCAAAGGTGGTATGACAACAGCCACCCCGCCACGCGAAGAGCCCGCGCACGCTATCTCTACGACCCGGCCGGCAGGGCGTCCAACGTCGAGCACTATTGGGACATCTATTCCGGCGGCGCCTTCACCGGTGCGCCCCTCCTGGCCCAGGACTACACCTACAGCACCTCCACCCGCCTTCGCACCGCCACCACCTGGAAACACGGTTCGGGCAGCAGTTGGGCCACCGACCGCACGGAATACTACGGCTACGATTCGTCCTTGGATTACCTCGTCAACGTAGACTACAATGACGGTATCTCGAACGAGTACCAGACCTGGACCTATGACGACGCGGGCAACCGAGCCTCAGACTCGACGATCTCAGGCTCCTGGACCTACGACAACCTGAACAGAATGACCGCGAGCCCCGGATACTCAAGCTATACCAACGACATCCTTGGCAACAGGACAGCCAGGCAGGGCTCGGGCTGGCCGTCTCCCACGCCCACGAGCTACACCTGGGACGCCCTGAACCGAATGACGTACTTCTCCTCAGGGGTTGGGCATGACGATTACATCTATCGGGCCGATGGGATGCGGGTCTACAAGAACCACGTGTCGGGCCTGGCGCATGAGGAGGGCGAAGCCGACCCCGGAGACGTGGACTATTCGGCCCGCTTCTTCTATGACGGGCAGATGCAGGTGGAATCCAAGGAGACCTACCTGAGCGGGAACAACTGGCTGACCAAATACGGCATCGGCGCAAGAGGCATTGACTACTTGGAGCGATCCTACAATGGCGGCACAGCCACCGTCGCATTCCCGATCTATGATGGCCACGGCAATATGATCGCGACGATTGGAAGGTCTACTTCCTCGCCTTACTATTCAGTCGGCGACCAGAGAGAATACGACGTCTGGGGACGCATCAGGGCCGGGAATACGACCGGAGACCCGAAGAACCGCTATTGCGCCAACTTGGGGCATGTGCAAGACGACGAGTCCGGCCTCATCTACATGAGAGCGCGCTATTACGAGCCCTGGACCGGGAGGTTTGTGAGTGAAGATAGCCACCTTGATGGCAGAAACTGGTATGTATATGCCCTAAATAACCCTGTAGCCTGCGTAGATGCAGACGGCCACTTCTCTCGTGCAGAACTCATTGCCTATGCTGTTGGTTTGGCCCTGATGATGGCTGGTGCGATCTACTTCGGCCTAGGCTTCAAAATGAAGTGTGACGGATTATTCATGCTAAGTCAGGCGGATTGGAGGCCGTCAATCTTGCCCATTTCAAACGATCCCGATCGTATTGAAGCAGCCAAAGCATTCAATTTCGAGACGCAGATGTTGAAGGCTGAAGCCAGAGGCTTAATCGTGGAAGGTGATGTGTACATGCGTAGAGGCCGAGCTGTTGCGGGATCTGCTATCGCGGCAATGGTTATGAACAGATTCTTAGTCGAGGCATTCGTAATCGACGAACAGCTAGTAGGCTCAGGCCTCGATATTCTCGATACTCTCTTTGGAGGATGA
- a CDS encoding RHS repeat-associated core domain-containing protein — protein sequence MGMVLERGMAIGMREAQVRFGETSRLAAPGYFYDGQMQVENYEAHSNNTALLTRYGIGARGIDYMETYNGSTTTVGFPIFDGHGNMIATIGRSGSTPYYSVGDQREYDVWGKIRSGNTTGDPKPRYCANLGHVQDDESGLIYMRARYYEPTTGRFVSEDPAQDGRNYFQYATNNPVNKFDASGENDLWDAFKAAIQPLLVTIGGMNLAKLAAQLVANQAGYALFALAQMMFGVGSALSRMGQGLAASSNPFARIGGAILAHGGAKAIAAGVMLLQYAEWFMFLGGEAAAFDPIDRISLDWGSKNIGGD from the coding sequence ATGGGGATGGTCCTGGAGAGGGGAATGGCTATCGGGATGCGAGAAGCGCAAGTAAGGTTTGGAGAGACCTCGCGTCTTGCCGCGCCGGGCTACTTCTACGACGGGCAGATGCAAGTGGAGAACTACGAGGCGCACTCGAACAACACGGCTCTGCTGACGAGATACGGGATCGGCGCCCGCGGCATCGACTACATGGAGACGTACAACGGGAGCACGACCACGGTCGGCTTTCCGATCTTTGATGGGCATGGGAACATGATCGCGACGATCGGGCGGTCGGGCAGCACCCCATATTATTCGGTCGGGGACCAAAGAGAATATGACGTCTGGGGGAAAATCCGTTCCGGGAACACCACCGGCGACCCCAAACCACGCTATTGCGCTAACCTTGGGCATGTTCAGGATGATGAATCCGGGCTCATCTATATGAGGGCTCGGTATTACGAGCCGACTACGGGGAGGTTTGTGAGCGAGGATCCTGCACAAGATGGGAGAAACTACTTCCAATATGCAACGAATAATCCAGTTAACAAGTTTGACGCATCTGGCGAAAACGACCTATGGGACGCCTTTAAGGCTGCTATTCAGCCACTCTTAGTTACCATTGGCGGCATGAACTTAGCTAAGTTAGCAGCCCAACTTGTGGCAAATCAGGCCGGCTACGCACTATTTGCCCTGGCCCAGATGATGTTCGGTGTCGGAAGTGCACTTTCGAGAATGGGTCAAGGGCTTGCGGCAAGTAGCAACCCATTCGCGCGCATCGGCGGAGCCATCTTGGCTCACGGTGGTGCAAAGGCGATTGCAGCGGGTGTGATGTTACTTCAGTATGCTGAGTGGTTCATGTTTTTAGGTGGAGAGGCTGCGGCTTTTGATCCAATCGATAGGATTTCGCTTGACTGGGGTAGCAAGAACATCGGCGGAGACTGA